The region CAAGCGTGCTGATGATCGTGCTCGGCCTTTACACCAATACCTCGGTCGGCATGCTGTTTATCGGCGGCATTACGGCGGGCCTGGTCATCGTCACGCTCTTTGTCGCCTATATTCTGATCGCCTGCGCCCTGAACCCGGCGCTCGGGCCGGCCGTTCCGGTTGAGGAACGGGCCAGTTGGGGGGAAAAGCTGCGGGCTCTGCGCTCGGTCATTCTGCCGATCCTGCTCATTGCCGGCGTGCTGGGCAGCATTATCGGCGGAGCGGCCACGCCGAGCGAAGCCGCGGGCCTCGGTGCCCTGGGTTCGATGATCTGCGCGTTGGTCTATGGCAAGCTGACCTGGAAGGCGGTCTACGAGTCCTGCACGATCACGCTCCGGCTGAGCTGCATGGTGATGTGGATCGTCTTTGCCGCGGCCATCTTCACCTCGCTGTACGCTGCGGTCGGTGCCGATGCGCTGGTCAAGGAAGCGCTGTCGATTTTGCCGGGCGGCAAATGGGGCGTCGTCATCGGCATGCAGATCATCTGGATCGTCATGGGCTGTTTCCTCGATCCGATCGGCATCATGATCCTCACGGCCCCCTTGTTCTTCCCGATCGTCGTCGGCCTGGGCTTCGACCCCGTCTGGTTCGGCGTGCTGTTCGTGGTCAACATGGAGATGGCATTCCTGACGCCGCCGTTCGGTTTCAACCTGTTCTATCTTCGCAGCGTCGCGCCTCCCGGGGTGACGATGACGGACATCTACAAGTCGATCACACCGTTCGTGCTGTTGCAGGCGGTGGCCCTGGGCATGATGATGATTTTTCCCGAACTCATCACCTGGCTGCCGAACCAGCTGCTGCGCTAACGGCTGACCGGCAGAAGCGGAGGACTGCCCTGCGGGCTGCCGGAACATCCGGCAGCCCGCATCGTCTCGTCGAGCGTTGGCGGCGGGCGATGCGGCGGACGACAGTTTCTTTGCCACCCCGAACCCCCATGCTAAAGCTGCCGGACCTTTGAGCTGCATGCCCTCCGGGGAATCCGAGGCGGCTCAACCCGCACCGCCTCTGCCGGAGCTTGGAGAAGATACCGTGACCTATGATACCGGCACGCCGAAACTGTCCTTCGAAGTGGACGGTCCTGTCGCGGTCGTTGCCATCTGCCGACCGGAGGTGCGCAACGCGCTCGATAACGAGACGGCGGACGCGCTGACCGCGGCGCTCCGTACGTTCGACGCGGACGATGCCCTGCGGGTTTGCGTCCTGACCGGCTCGGGCGGCTCCTTCTGCGCCGGCGCCGACCTGAAGGCCCTGTCCGCCGGGCAGGACTATCGGCCCTGGGCCGGCGATCCGGACGGCCCCTGCCATGACGTGCTGTCGAAACCGGTGATCGCGGCCGTGGCCGGCTTCGCCTGTGCGGGCGGGCTCGGCCTTGCGCTTCGCTGCGATCTGCGCGTGGCGGAAGAAACCGCGACCTTCGCGGTTCTCTCGCGCCGGTGGGGCGTTCCGATGAGCGACGGAACCACCGTCCGCCTGCCACGGCTGGTCGGCGCGGGGCGGGCGCTGGACATGCTGTTGACCGCCCGCAAGGTGACCGGAGCCGAGGCGCTGGCCATGGGGCTTGCCGACCGGCTCGTTCCGGAAGGACAGGCCTTGCCGGCGGCGATGGCCCTTGCCCAGGAAATTGCGGCCTTCCCGCAAATCGCCCTGCGCTCGGATCGCCTGTCAACGTTGCGGCAATGGGACCTGTCGCTGCCGGAAGCCTTCGCGCAGGAAATGGAACTGGCGGCGGAGGCACGCCGGGTGGAGGCCCGTTCGGGAGCGGCGCGATTTGCCGCCGGGGCCGGGCGCCATGGCGCCAAGGCGGACGCCTGATGCGCGCCGTCATTGCTCACGATCTGAGCGGCATTGATGGCCTTCGGCTGGAGACCGTGCCTTCCCCCGTCCTGCGCCCGGGCGGCGTGCGGATTGCGGTCCGCGCCGCGGGTGTCAGCTTCGCAAACCTGCTGGTGATCGAGGGGCGTCACCAGAACCGCGCCGAGCCTCCTTTCACGCCCGGAACGGAAGTCGCGGGCGTGGTGACCGAACTCGCCCCCGACGCCGGCGGGGGCCTGAAACTCGGCGACAGGGTCTGCGCCGGGCTGCCGTCCGGCGGCTTCGCCGAGGAGGTCGTCGCAACCGACGACAATGTCTTCCCCATTCCCGATCGTCTGGGCTTCCCCGCCGCCACCCTGTTTCCG is a window of Alphaproteobacteria bacterium DNA encoding:
- a CDS encoding TRAP transporter large permease subunit → MSIELITMLLFGSFLVLMVAGVPLVFALGSSAVVGTYFLWGPQALYAIGIRTFSSSTSFVLLAIPMFIFMGNILERSGIAADLYAMMQKWLGGLNGGLAVGTIFVCTIFAALVGVSGAATVTMALVALPSMLHYKYQKGISLGSIAGGGALGVLIPPSVLMIVLGLYTNTSVGMLFIGGITAGLVIVTLFVAYILIACALNPALGPAVPVEERASWGEKLRALRSVILPILLIAGVLGSIIGGAATPSEAAGLGALGSMICALVYGKLTWKAVYESCTITLRLSCMVMWIVFAAAIFTSLYAAVGADALVKEALSILPGGKWGVVIGMQIIWIVMGCFLDPIGIMILTAPLFFPIVVGLGFDPVWFGVLFVVNMEMAFLTPPFGFNLFYLRSVAPPGVTMTDIYKSITPFVLLQAVALGMMMIFPELITWLPNQLLR
- a CDS encoding crotonase/enoyl-CoA hydratase family protein: MPSGESEAAQPAPPLPELGEDTVTYDTGTPKLSFEVDGPVAVVAICRPEVRNALDNETADALTAALRTFDADDALRVCVLTGSGGSFCAGADLKALSAGQDYRPWAGDPDGPCHDVLSKPVIAAVAGFACAGGLGLALRCDLRVAEETATFAVLSRRWGVPMSDGTTVRLPRLVGAGRALDMLLTARKVTGAEALAMGLADRLVPEGQALPAAMALAQEIAAFPQIALRSDRLSTLRQWDLSLPEAFAQEMELAAEARRVEARSGAARFAAGAGRHGAKADA